The following are from one region of the Synechococcus sp. CBW1108 genome:
- a CDS encoding CbiX/SirB N-terminal domain-containing protein, protein MPADLPPMGCADRWSWLQRLRHQPELVAEDWLAALEAGVLGADQDLLAVLAERLDPPAQLRMLRWWRQQAKPDPALPAQVLRHLDGASAAWLLEQLAAGPAALAAELPPAVAAALLPLLGHQRQRQAWPVLQAWLQAPIARHLRRSALEGVARGLSVWPRAQLRVVLSALAAGLDTQLAATAVDLLARLPGARRALVPLGLRQLDPQVAERLGRRLAAIPARPLLLVVHGRMGGGLPAELVALAAELERRRGAPVRLQALSALAPPAPQELLLGDLGDQPLTLVPLLLLPGGHVRHDLPAIARHWAGFARLQRIPFLGAWPRWQAALAVELAGLGPRDSQGFAVPLLLHHPLEGPLAGRYLATLERRTGCRCLATPYSAEHLAELQLSLSAPALPLVLAANRLTDQLADQVGPPLLQRPLLHQLLLAELEALP, encoded by the coding sequence ATGCCGGCGGATCTGCCACCGATGGGCTGCGCGGATCGCTGGTCCTGGCTGCAAAGGTTGCGCCACCAGCCTGAGCTGGTTGCCGAAGACTGGCTGGCGGCGCTGGAGGCTGGAGTTCTGGGGGCAGACCAGGATCTTTTGGCCGTCCTGGCGGAGCGCCTGGATCCTCCGGCCCAGTTGCGAATGCTGCGCTGGTGGCGCCAGCAGGCCAAGCCCGATCCCGCCTTACCCGCCCAGGTGCTGCGCCACCTGGATGGGGCCAGTGCTGCCTGGTTGCTGGAGCAGCTGGCCGCTGGCCCGGCTGCCCTTGCTGCGGAGTTGCCCCCCGCTGTGGCGGCGGCCCTGCTTCCCTTGCTGGGTCACCAGCGCCAGCGTCAGGCCTGGCCGGTGCTGCAGGCCTGGTTGCAGGCGCCGATTGCCAGGCACCTGCGGCGCTCAGCGCTGGAGGGGGTGGCCCGGGGCCTGTCGGTGTGGCCCCGGGCCCAGCTGCGGGTTGTGCTCAGCGCCCTCGCCGCCGGTCTGGATACCCAGCTGGCTGCCACAGCGGTGGATCTGCTGGCCCGTCTGCCCGGCGCCCGCCGGGCCCTGGTGCCCCTGGGCCTTCGCCAGCTGGATCCCCAGGTGGCGGAGCGCCTTGGTCGCCGCCTCGCGGCCATCCCCGCCCGGCCTCTGCTGCTGGTGGTGCATGGCCGCATGGGCGGGGGGCTGCCGGCTGAGTTGGTGGCCCTGGCTGCCGAACTGGAGCGCCGCCGCGGGGCGCCCGTGCGCCTGCAGGCCCTCAGCGCTTTGGCGCCGCCGGCGCCCCAGGAGCTGCTGCTGGGCGATCTGGGCGATCAGCCGCTCACCCTGGTGCCCTTGCTGCTGCTGCCGGGCGGCCATGTGCGCCACGACCTGCCGGCGATCGCGCGCCATTGGGCTGGGTTTGCGCGACTGCAGCGCATCCCCTTTCTGGGGGCCTGGCCCCGCTGGCAGGCGGCGCTGGCTGTGGAGCTGGCGGGGTTGGGCCCCAGGGATTCCCAGGGCTTCGCTGTGCCCCTGCTGTTGCACCATCCCCTCGAGGGCCCCCTGGCAGGGCGATATCTGGCCACCCTGGAACGGCGCACCGGTTGCCGTTGTCTGGCCACTCCATACAGTGCAGAGCACCTCGCCGAGCTGCAGCTGTCCCTCTCCGCCCCGGCGCTGCCCCTGGTTCTGGCGGCCAATCGGCTCACCGACCAGCTTGCCGATCAGGTGGGTCCGCCGCTGCTGCAAAGGCCGCTCCTGCACCAGCTGCTGCTGGCCGAACTGGAGGCCCTGCCATGA
- a CDS encoding nucleotidyltransferase family protein yields MVASAAERFTPPPIPWRHPLALEPAPELGPGLDPQRSGEALARLCAEPDVQAVIAFGSRARGEARPDSDLDLAVIVGQPQLTPTEKMACWKRFNRALGRQGVAVDLVVAGSADAERLSGSRWHVFGDVAREGRVLYVAR; encoded by the coding sequence ATGGTCGCCTCCGCTGCCGAGCGTTTCACGCCGCCCCCCATCCCCTGGCGCCATCCCCTGGCGCTGGAGCCGGCTCCTGAGCTGGGTCCGGGGTTGGATCCCCAGAGGTCTGGGGAAGCCTTGGCGCGTCTGTGCGCCGAACCCGATGTGCAGGCGGTGATCGCCTTTGGTTCGCGGGCCAGGGGTGAGGCACGGCCCGACTCAGATCTGGATCTGGCGGTGATCGTGGGCCAGCCCCAGCTCACGCCGACCGAAAAGATGGCTTGCTGGAAGCGCTTTAACCGAGCGCTGGGCCGGCAGGGAGTGGCTGTCGACCTGGTGGTGGCGGGCAGCGCTGATGCCGAGCGCCTGAGTGGCTCCCGTTGGCACGTGTTCGGCGATGTGGCCCGTGAGGGCCGGGTGCTGTATGTCGCCCGCTGA
- a CDS encoding sulfite exporter TauE/SafE family protein, which translates to MTLWLLPPLALVAFLYATVGHAGASGYIAVLALAGLPAEQIKPLALILNIAVAAQGSWQFWRAGHLRWRLFWPVLLAGLPAAFLGGWLDLPTLWFQRLVAVVLLTSALRFLRQPGDPERLTQPPLILLVLSGAGLGLLAGLTGTGGGVFLTPLLLCCSWASTRQAAAVSSLFIFGNSLSGLAGLLLARQPSGALLPALPAQLGWMLLMVLLAGAVGSRLGSRHWPVAWIRRCLALVLLLAAAKLLGFAG; encoded by the coding sequence GTGACCCTCTGGCTGCTGCCGCCCCTGGCCCTGGTGGCCTTTCTCTATGCCACCGTGGGCCATGCGGGCGCCTCCGGCTACATCGCCGTGCTGGCCCTGGCCGGTCTGCCGGCGGAGCAGATCAAGCCGCTTGCCCTGATCCTGAACATCGCGGTGGCGGCCCAGGGCAGTTGGCAGTTCTGGCGAGCCGGCCACCTGCGCTGGCGGCTGTTCTGGCCGGTGTTGCTGGCCGGCCTGCCGGCGGCCTTTCTGGGGGGCTGGCTCGATCTGCCCACCCTCTGGTTTCAGCGGTTGGTCGCAGTGGTGCTGCTGACCTCGGCCCTGCGCTTTCTCCGCCAGCCAGGCGATCCCGAACGCTTGACGCAACCGCCACTGATTCTGCTTGTGCTTAGCGGTGCCGGGCTGGGGCTGCTGGCTGGCCTCACCGGTACCGGCGGCGGCGTGTTCCTCACGCCCCTGCTGTTGTGTTGCAGCTGGGCCTCCACCCGCCAGGCGGCAGCGGTGTCGTCGCTGTTCATCTTCGGCAACTCGCTCAGCGGCCTGGCCGGCCTGCTGCTGGCCCGCCAGCCATCTGGGGCCCTGCTGCCGGCCCTGCCGGCCCAGCTGGGCTGGATGTTGCTGATGGTGCTGCTGGCCGGTGCGGTGGGTTCGCGGCTTGGTAGCCGCCACTGGCCGGTGGCTTGGATCCGTCGCTGTCTGGCCTTGGTGCTGCTGCTGGCCGCCGCGAAGCTCCTGGGTTTCGCGGGCTGA
- a CDS encoding nitrate reductase associated protein → MLPEGSHPCSHCFGFERDFVGNWRCIPLCLRRKLDLCGVKLRLNHWLALTESQRDQLVLWRDGPDDLAALAAELRQSTAAMADGGVTSLPIPREAPWQHPGEPPAEVSSSAAELGYGLGPDQWNGLSELERFALCKLARPGHDHHNLPAALVELFAPTGATS, encoded by the coding sequence ATGCTTCCTGAAGGCTCCCATCCTTGCTCCCACTGCTTCGGCTTCGAGCGCGACTTCGTCGGGAACTGGCGCTGCATTCCCCTCTGCCTACGCCGCAAGCTCGATCTCTGCGGTGTGAAACTGCGGCTCAACCACTGGCTGGCCCTCACGGAAAGCCAGCGGGATCAGCTCGTGCTCTGGCGTGACGGCCCCGACGACCTGGCGGCCCTGGCGGCCGAGCTGCGCCAGAGCACGGCGGCCATGGCGGACGGCGGGGTCACCTCCCTGCCCATCCCCCGCGAAGCCCCCTGGCAACACCCTGGAGAGCCCCCCGCTGAGGTGAGCAGCTCAGCCGCAGAGCTGGGCTATGGGCTGGGGCCTGACCAGTGGAATGGTCTCTCGGAGCTGGAGCGGTTTGCTCTCTGCAAGCTGGCCCGCCCCGGCCACGACCATCACAACCTGCCAGCGGCGCTGGTGGAGCTGTTTGCCCCGACCGGGGCCACCTCCTGA
- a CDS encoding molybdenum cofactor guanylyltransferase, with product MDSTPLELIRPQAPLRCCLISGGSSRRMGCDKALLSHPEGGSWLERTLLLLAQLQAPIALLSRHGPHLERSEALQVELKASGVALELIAEPPPWEGPLLALHRLMEHHPDERLLLCPVDMPDLSLAALQALLAGAATGSPIRLQLAHDGERLQPLLGLYPSSAPIRAHLAAAVGRGERRLQSWLATLPYQTVPLDPRAIRNVNRPGPSQLA from the coding sequence TTGGATTCCACGCCATTGGAACTGATCCGGCCCCAGGCCCCCCTGCGCTGCTGCCTGATTAGTGGCGGCAGCAGCCGGCGCATGGGCTGCGACAAGGCACTGCTGAGCCACCCCGAGGGCGGCAGTTGGCTGGAGCGCACGCTGCTACTGCTAGCCCAACTCCAGGCGCCGATCGCCCTGTTGAGCCGCCATGGGCCGCACCTGGAGCGCTCCGAGGCGCTGCAGGTCGAGCTCAAAGCGAGCGGCGTTGCCCTGGAGCTGATTGCCGAACCGCCGCCCTGGGAGGGGCCGCTGCTGGCCCTGCACCGGCTGATGGAACACCACCCAGACGAGCGCCTGTTGCTCTGCCCGGTGGACATGCCGGATCTCAGCCTGGCCGCCCTGCAAGCCCTGCTAGCGGGCGCAGCAACCGGGAGCCCGATCCGGCTGCAGCTGGCCCACGACGGCGAGCGGCTGCAACCGCTGCTAGGCCTCTATCCGAGCAGCGCCCCGATCCGGGCCCACCTGGCCGCAGCGGTGGGCCGAGGCGAACGGCGCTTGCAGAGCTGGCTGGCGACGCTGCCCTACCAGACGGTGCCATTGGATCCCCGTGCCATCCGCAACGTGAACCGGCCCGGGCCAAGTCAGTTGGCCTAA
- a CDS encoding NarK family nitrate/nitrite MFS transporter, which yields MLGELWSFQGRYKTLHLTWFAFFLTFVVWFNLAPLATTVKADLGLTVPQIRTVAICNVALTVPARILIGMLLDKYGPRLTYSALLVFSAFPCLLFAFAQDFNQLVVARLLLSIVGAGFVIGIRMVAEWFPPKEIGLAEGIYGGWGNFGSAFSALTMVTLAGWLSFGGGFAVDGVVLNWRGAIALSGIIAAIYGVFYYLNVEDTPPGRTYQRPARTAGLEVTSMRDFWGLIGMNVPFGVILAVLAWRLQKVKFLDDTGFAIAIVLVLLFFGFQTWGIIRTNKELIAGTKVYPKEDRYEFKQVAILELTYIVNFGSELAVVSMLPTFFETTFDLPKATAGILASAFAFVNLVARPGGGLLSDKLGSRKSTMGFLTVGLGFGYLLMGMIKPGTFVGSAGILLALVITILCSFFVQAGEGSTFAMVPLVKRRVTGQIAGMVGAYGNVGAVAYLTIYSLLPLWLSGAADAEPTPAVVAASNSAFFQVLGVAGLIVGFLCYFMLKEPKGSFDELHEGETAVASPPLV from the coding sequence ATGCTCGGTGAACTCTGGTCTTTCCAGGGGAGATACAAGACGCTGCATCTCACCTGGTTTGCGTTCTTTCTTACTTTTGTTGTCTGGTTTAACCTGGCGCCGCTGGCGACCACCGTCAAGGCTGATCTGGGCCTCACGGTGCCCCAGATTCGCACCGTTGCAATCTGCAACGTGGCCCTCACCGTACCGGCCCGCATCCTGATTGGAATGCTGCTCGACAAGTACGGGCCCCGCCTCACCTACTCGGCGCTGCTGGTTTTTTCTGCTTTCCCCTGCCTGTTGTTCGCCTTCGCTCAGGATTTCAACCAGCTGGTGGTGGCCCGCCTGCTGCTTTCGATCGTGGGCGCCGGCTTTGTAATCGGCATTCGCATGGTGGCTGAATGGTTCCCGCCCAAGGAGATCGGCCTGGCTGAAGGCATCTACGGCGGCTGGGGCAACTTCGGTTCCGCTTTCTCGGCCCTCACCATGGTCACCCTGGCCGGCTGGCTCTCCTTCGGAGGTGGTTTCGCGGTCGATGGCGTGGTGCTCAACTGGCGCGGGGCCATTGCCCTCTCCGGCATCATCGCCGCCATCTACGGCGTCTTCTACTACCTCAACGTTGAAGACACCCCGCCTGGCCGCACCTACCAGCGCCCCGCCAGGACGGCTGGCCTGGAGGTGACCTCCATGCGGGACTTTTGGGGCCTGATCGGCATGAACGTGCCCTTCGGCGTGATCCTGGCCGTGCTGGCCTGGCGCCTTCAGAAGGTGAAGTTTCTCGATGACACCGGCTTTGCCATCGCCATCGTGCTGGTGCTGCTGTTCTTCGGGTTCCAGACCTGGGGCATCATCCGCACCAACAAGGAGTTGATCGCCGGAACCAAGGTGTATCCCAAGGAGGATCGCTATGAGTTCAAGCAGGTGGCCATTCTCGAGCTCACCTACATCGTGAACTTCGGCTCGGAGCTGGCCGTGGTGTCCATGCTCCCCACCTTCTTCGAAACCACCTTTGACCTGCCTAAGGCCACAGCGGGAATCCTGGCCTCGGCTTTCGCGTTTGTGAACCTGGTGGCACGTCCCGGCGGCGGCCTGCTCTCGGACAAGCTCGGGTCGCGCAAGTCGACGATGGGCTTCCTCACGGTTGGTCTTGGTTTCGGCTATCTGCTGATGGGCATGATCAAGCCCGGAACGTTCGTTGGCTCCGCCGGCATCCTGCTGGCCCTGGTGATCACCATTTTGTGTTCCTTCTTTGTGCAGGCAGGGGAAGGATCCACCTTCGCCATGGTGCCGTTGGTGAAGCGTCGGGTCACAGGCCAGATTGCCGGCATGGTGGGCGCCTACGGCAACGTGGGTGCCGTGGCCTACCTCACCATCTACAGCCTGCTGCCGCTGTGGTTGTCCGGTGCCGCCGATGCCGAACCCACCCCCGCCGTGGTGGCTGCCTCCAACAGTGCCTTCTTCCAGGTTCTGGGTGTGGCTGGTCTGATCGTTGGTTTCCTCTGCTACTTCATGCTGAAGGAGCCCAAGGGATCCTTCGATGAGCTCCACGAAGGAGAAACGGCTGTGGCTTCCCCGCCGCTGGTCTGA
- a CDS encoding ferredoxin--nitrite reductase, translating to MSSSSTPAAPAPSSGLTKVEQAKADLCGLDLQPQLAELAAAGWDSLDEATLTIRLKWMGIFFRPVAPGRFMLRLRLPNGVVSAEQLVLLAEAVDRCGEHGSADITTRQNLQLRGLLFEDMAPLLEAMERVGLTSRQSGHDNPRNITGNPLAGIDPEEIVDTRPLVQAIQARLFQPDGPRNLPRKFNVAVGGAPDSFLLHNDLAFLPAHHAGELGFTVMVGGFFSAQRNELAIPLGLWLRADQLPDFALTVLLHFEQNGNRKLRNKSRLMYLIDDLGLETYRDTIKAAYGALAGGEAMASLQPHDGTHLVTRAPRDGLGWNAQAQEGLGWMGLHVPMGRLDAEGMLALAGLARQYGSGELRLTEAQNALIVNVPEASQEALLAEPLLQRFRPDPGHLQAEAVSCTGNAYCSFALIPTKSTAQELVEELERRVELPHGVRTHWTGCPNACGQPYMGQIGLMGAKTRKDGEMVEAVKIFLGGSMDADPRLAELHDKGVPLSDLPDVMEQLLVDRFGARRRE from the coding sequence ATGAGCTCTTCCAGCACCCCCGCTGCGCCTGCCCCCAGCTCCGGCCTCACCAAGGTGGAGCAGGCCAAGGCCGATCTCTGCGGCCTCGATCTGCAACCCCAGCTGGCTGAGCTGGCCGCCGCGGGCTGGGACAGCCTCGACGAGGCCACCCTCACCATCCGGCTGAAGTGGATGGGCATCTTCTTTCGGCCCGTCGCCCCCGGCCGTTTCATGCTGCGGCTGCGACTCCCGAACGGCGTGGTTAGCGCTGAGCAACTGGTGCTGCTCGCCGAGGCGGTGGATCGTTGCGGCGAGCACGGCAGCGCCGACATCACCACCCGCCAGAACCTGCAGCTGCGGGGCCTGCTGTTCGAGGACATGGCGCCGCTGTTGGAGGCCATGGAGCGGGTGGGCCTAACCAGTCGCCAGTCGGGACACGACAACCCGCGCAACATCACCGGCAACCCCCTGGCCGGCATCGATCCCGAGGAGATCGTCGACACGCGTCCCCTCGTGCAGGCGATTCAGGCGCGGCTGTTCCAGCCGGATGGCCCCCGCAACCTGCCGCGCAAGTTCAACGTGGCCGTCGGCGGTGCTCCCGACAGCTTCCTGCTCCACAACGACCTCGCCTTCCTGCCCGCCCATCACGCCGGCGAGCTCGGCTTCACCGTGATGGTGGGCGGCTTCTTCTCAGCCCAGCGCAACGAACTCGCCATCCCGCTCGGCCTGTGGCTGCGGGCTGATCAGCTGCCTGATTTTGCCCTCACGGTGCTGTTGCACTTCGAGCAGAACGGCAATCGCAAGCTGCGCAACAAGAGCCGGCTGATGTATCTGATCGATGATCTGGGGCTTGAGACCTACAGGGACACGATCAAGGCGGCCTATGGGGCGTTGGCCGGCGGCGAGGCGATGGCCTCGCTCCAGCCCCACGACGGCACGCACCTGGTGACACGGGCCCCCCGGGATGGCCTCGGCTGGAATGCCCAGGCCCAGGAGGGGCTCGGCTGGATGGGCCTGCACGTGCCGATGGGCCGTCTCGATGCCGAAGGGATGCTGGCCCTGGCCGGTCTGGCCCGGCAGTACGGCAGCGGTGAACTGCGGCTCACCGAGGCCCAGAACGCCCTGATCGTCAACGTGCCGGAAGCCAGCCAGGAGGCGCTGTTGGCCGAGCCGCTGCTGCAGCGCTTCCGCCCCGATCCCGGCCACCTGCAGGCCGAGGCTGTGAGCTGCACCGGCAACGCCTACTGCAGTTTTGCCCTGATCCCCACCAAGAGCACGGCCCAGGAGCTGGTGGAGGAGCTGGAGCGGCGGGTGGAGCTGCCCCATGGGGTGCGCACCCACTGGACCGGTTGTCCCAACGCCTGCGGCCAGCCCTACATGGGTCAGATCGGCCTGATGGGAGCCAAGACCCGCAAGGACGGCGAGATGGTGGAAGCCGTGAAGATCTTCCTCGGCGGCTCCATGGACGCCGACCCGAGGCTGGCTGAGCTGCATGACAAGGGTGTGCCTCTCAGCGACCTACCGGACGTGATGGAGCAGCTGCTGGTGGACCGCTTCGGAGCTCGCCGCCGCGAATAG
- a CDS encoding anthranilate phosphoribosyltransferase family protein, translating to MALPTGTLPNASPETGLNGHAPAAELLSGRERFKHYLQKVGSGEHTSRGLSREEAGHAMELMLNEEATPAQIGAFLIAHRIRRPEPQELAGMLDVYRRLGPSLHSAEPALCFSMPFDGRTRTAPIYPLTALALSAAGLPVVLQGGGRMPVKYGVPAIELFAALGLELQGLDLTTVQAGLTQHRLALVHQPDHFPLAESLTPIRDDLGKRPPVASLELLWTAHQGPHLLVSGFVHPPTESRAWKALELAGEAMAITVKGLEGSTDLPISRACITARAQGGDGERLILHPRDHGCYDHDALWQNLETWREQALAALGGQGPLATALIWNAGAYLWYGGVCQDLAAGVARATDLVQSGALLDQLRALIQWRHDAS from the coding sequence ATGGCGCTCCCTACCGGCACCCTGCCCAACGCCTCGCCTGAGACCGGACTGAACGGCCATGCCCCTGCTGCCGAGCTTCTGTCTGGCCGGGAGCGTTTCAAGCACTATCTGCAGAAGGTGGGCAGTGGCGAGCACACCAGCCGGGGGCTGAGCCGGGAGGAGGCCGGCCATGCGATGGAACTGATGCTGAACGAAGAGGCCACGCCGGCCCAGATCGGCGCCTTTCTGATCGCCCATCGGATCCGTCGGCCCGAGCCCCAGGAATTGGCCGGAATGCTGGATGTCTACCGGCGCCTGGGGCCGAGCCTGCACAGCGCCGAGCCTGCCCTCTGCTTCAGCATGCCCTTTGACGGCCGCACCCGCACGGCCCCCATTTACCCGCTCACCGCCCTGGCCCTGAGTGCGGCCGGGCTGCCCGTGGTACTGCAGGGGGGGGGGCGCATGCCGGTGAAATATGGCGTGCCGGCCATCGAGCTGTTCGCCGCCCTGGGGCTGGAGCTGCAGGGGCTGGACCTGACCACGGTGCAGGCAGGGCTGACGCAGCACCGCCTGGCCCTGGTGCACCAACCGGACCACTTCCCGCTGGCGGAGAGCCTCACGCCGATCCGCGACGACCTGGGCAAGCGCCCCCCCGTGGCCAGCCTCGAATTGCTCTGGACCGCCCATCAGGGCCCCCACCTGCTGGTGAGCGGCTTCGTGCATCCCCCCACCGAAAGCCGGGCCTGGAAGGCCCTGGAACTGGCCGGCGAGGCGATGGCCATCACGGTGAAAGGCCTCGAGGGCAGCACCGACCTGCCGATCAGCCGCGCCTGCATCACGGCCCGGGCCCAGGGAGGTGATGGGGAGCGCCTGATCCTTCACCCGCGCGACCACGGCTGTTACGACCACGATGCCCTCTGGCAGAATCTAGAGACCTGGCGCGAGCAGGCCCTGGCCGCTCTGGGTGGCCAGGGGCCCCTGGCCACCGCCCTGATCTGGAATGCCGGGGCCTATCTCTGGTATGGCGGTGTCTGCCAGGATCTGGCTGCAGGCGTGGCCCGCGCCACAGATCTGGTCCAGAGCGGAGCGCTGCTGGATCAGCTGCGTGCCCTGATCCAGTGGAGACACGATGCTTCCTGA
- a CDS encoding HEPN domain-containing protein has translation MSPAEDALLLLAIVRRHLRSLGLTLDSAYPDEDWGFTAQQAVEKLLKAWIVLADRRPPRVHDLEDLFALAGQQLDPLLLELQVFAVEARYEQGPFPLPAPRQELLALVEAELERCERMVAALGESDA, from the coding sequence ATGTCGCCCGCTGAAGACGCCTTGCTGCTGCTGGCGATTGTGCGTCGCCATCTGCGCAGCCTGGGGCTGACCCTTGACTCTGCCTATCCCGACGAAGACTGGGGCTTCACCGCCCAGCAGGCGGTGGAGAAACTGCTCAAAGCCTGGATTGTGCTGGCCGACCGGCGGCCACCCCGGGTCCACGACCTCGAAGATCTGTTCGCCCTGGCTGGTCAGCAGCTTGATCCCCTGCTGCTTGAGCTGCAGGTGTTTGCGGTGGAGGCCCGCTATGAGCAGGGCCCATTTCCGTTGCCCGCGCCGCGGCAGGAGCTGCTGGCCCTGGTCGAGGCGGAGCTGGAGCGGTGCGAGCGCATGGTGGCGGCGCTGGGCGAATCGGACGCCTGA
- a CDS encoding molybdopterin oxidoreductase family protein produces MAASPPGSVRSQCPYCGVGCGLELLPPAAKNQPTRRDADGLPLWGTRGDRRHPSSLGQVCIKGATVCDTLRHGRLSQPLARASLDEPFQPISWDQAIDSIVARIRSSLASKGPGAIAMYGSGQFHIEDYYVAQKLLKGAIGTNNFDANSRLCMSSAVAGYARSLGSDGPPCCYEDLDHCAVAFLIGTNTAECHPVLFQRLLKRKRRQPGSVTIVVVDPRQTATSDAADLHLAIRPGTDLVLMHGLAHLMVQALTIDVEFIEESTEGFAAYAELQQAWTPERVSRLCGIPEAALRQLAQLWGQAPSVLSLWSMGLNQSVEGTAKVAGLINLHLLTGQIGKVGAGPFSLTGQPNAMGGREAGGLAHLLPGYRTVVDPSHRAVVEAAWRFEAGAIDPAPGLDAWRQVEAMESGALDLWWVAATNPLVSMPNLERVKAAVSRCPLVVLSDAYADTETAQYAHLLLPAAQWSEKPGVMVNSERRVTLCPAFRPPPGEARPDWQVFAEVGRRLGFVESFSYGSAAEVYAELTALTAGRLCDHSGLSHALLASEGPQQWPFPCGSAPSQEPRRLYTDHHFPTASGRARFIAEQPMGLAEPPSDGYPLVLTVGRYLGQWHTMTRTAKVPRLNALHPEPLLEIHPEDAGPLGLEDGSMAEIRSLRGTITARATVTERIRPGTVFLPMHWGFMQEQACEANALLHEQACPISRQPELKAAAVAVARVQEVAPVGANSSTSAAGRL; encoded by the coding sequence ATGGCTGCTTCCCCACCAGGCTCGGTGCGCTCCCAGTGCCCCTACTGCGGCGTGGGCTGTGGCCTGGAGTTGCTTCCCCCTGCTGCCAAAAATCAGCCCACCCGGCGCGACGCCGACGGCCTTCCCCTCTGGGGCACCCGGGGGGATCGGCGCCATCCCTCCAGCCTTGGGCAGGTGTGCATCAAGGGGGCCACGGTGTGCGACACCCTGCGCCACGGACGGCTCAGCCAGCCGCTGGCTCGCGCCAGCCTGGATGAGCCCTTCCAGCCGATCAGCTGGGATCAGGCCATCGATAGCATCGTGGCCAGGATCCGCAGCTCCCTGGCCAGCAAGGGCCCCGGTGCGATCGCCATGTATGGCTCCGGCCAGTTTCACATCGAGGACTACTACGTCGCCCAGAAGTTGCTCAAGGGGGCGATCGGCACCAACAACTTCGATGCCAACTCGCGCCTGTGCATGAGTTCGGCAGTGGCGGGCTATGCCCGCAGCCTCGGCTCCGATGGCCCCCCCTGCTGCTACGAGGATCTCGACCACTGCGCCGTGGCCTTCCTGATCGGCACCAACACGGCGGAGTGCCATCCGGTGCTGTTTCAGCGGCTGCTGAAGCGCAAACGGCGCCAGCCCGGCAGCGTCACGATCGTAGTGGTGGATCCCAGGCAGACGGCCACCAGCGACGCGGCCGACCTGCACCTGGCGATTCGCCCCGGCACCGACCTGGTGCTGATGCACGGCCTGGCCCATCTGATGGTGCAGGCGCTCACGATCGACGTGGAGTTCATCGAGGAGTCCACCGAAGGTTTCGCCGCCTATGCCGAACTCCAGCAGGCCTGGACCCCCGAGCGGGTCAGCCGGCTGTGCGGCATCCCTGAGGCGGCCCTGCGGCAGCTGGCCCAGCTCTGGGGCCAGGCCCCCAGCGTGCTCAGCCTCTGGTCGATGGGCCTCAACCAGAGCGTGGAGGGCACCGCCAAGGTGGCGGGCCTGATCAACCTGCACCTGCTCACCGGCCAGATCGGCAAGGTGGGAGCGGGGCCCTTCTCCCTCACCGGCCAGCCCAATGCCATGGGCGGCCGCGAAGCCGGTGGGCTGGCCCACCTGCTGCCGGGCTATCGCACGGTGGTGGATCCCTCCCACCGGGCCGTGGTGGAGGCGGCCTGGCGGTTCGAGGCCGGCGCGATCGATCCCGCGCCTGGCCTCGACGCCTGGCGGCAGGTGGAGGCGATGGAATCCGGTGCCCTTGATCTCTGGTGGGTGGCCGCCACCAATCCCCTGGTGAGCATGCCGAACCTGGAGCGGGTCAAGGCCGCCGTGAGCCGCTGCCCGTTGGTGGTGCTCAGTGATGCCTATGCCGACACCGAGACCGCCCAGTACGCCCACCTGCTGCTGCCTGCGGCCCAGTGGAGTGAAAAGCCCGGGGTGATGGTGAATTCAGAGCGGCGGGTCACCCTGTGTCCGGCCTTTCGGCCGCCCCCCGGCGAGGCCCGCCCCGACTGGCAGGTGTTCGCGGAGGTGGGCCGCAGGCTGGGCTTCGTTGAGTCCTTCAGCTACGGCTCCGCGGCGGAGGTCTACGCCGAGCTGACCGCCCTCACCGCCGGTCGGCTCTGCGATCACTCCGGTCTCAGCCATGCCCTGCTGGCCAGCGAGGGTCCCCAGCAGTGGCCCTTCCCCTGCGGCTCAGCTCCCAGCCAAGAGCCCCGGCGCCTGTACACCGACCACCACTTCCCCACCGCCAGTGGTCGGGCCCGCTTCATCGCCGAGCAGCCCATGGGCCTGGCGGAGCCTCCCAGCGACGGGTATCCACTGGTGCTCACGGTGGGCCGTTACTTGGGCCAGTGGCACACCATGACGCGCACCGCCAAGGTGCCTCGCCTCAACGCCCTGCATCCTGAGCCCTTGCTCGAGATTCACCCCGAGGATGCCGGCCCCCTCGGCCTGGAGGATGGCTCCATGGCCGAGATCCGCTCCCTGCGTGGCACGATCACGGCCCGGGCGACGGTGACCGAGCGCATCCGACCGGGCACCGTGTTTCTGCCGATGCACTGGGGCTTCATGCAGGAGCAGGCCTGTGAGGCCAACGCCCTGCTGCACGAGCAGGCCTGCCCGATCTCCAGGCAGCCCGAACTCAAGGCCGCCGCCGTGGCCGTCGCCAGGGTTCAGGAGGTGGCCCCGGTCGGGGCAAACAGCTCCACCAGCGCCGCTGGCAGGTTGTGA